One window of the Niallia circulans genome contains the following:
- a CDS encoding UDP-N-acetylmuramoyl-L-alanyl-D-glutamate--2,6-diaminopimelate ligase, translating into MQLKKLIESLQPYTPYTGEDVEIKSIENDNRKVSDGSLFICIKGYTVDGHDFAQKAYESGAVAVIAERSLSLPIPVIVVKDTKRASSVLADVFYQKPTQKLQLIGITGTNGKTTTSHLIDAILKEANKKTGIIGTMYTKIGEEIQETKNTTPEAVTLQKVFHQMVEQKVDTAVMEVSSHALVEGRVFGCDYDIAVFTNLSQDHLDYHGTMEEYKKAKGLLFTRLGNAFSSEKPKFAILNKDDAAANEYETITAAHILTYGIDKEADIMAKNIKITAAGTSFDLHTPLGIHSVQLKMVGKFNVYNTLASIGAAIASNIPMEVTINALEKVAGVAGRFETVNAGQDFSVIVDYSHTPDSLQNALQTVKEFAKNKIYVIVGCGGDRDKTKRPLMAKIACEEASYAILTSDNPRSEDPLAILKDMEEGVRAEQNYTIISDRKEAIAFAVDQAQPDDVILIAGKGHETYQIIGSKVLDFDDRLVAKEAIEERKNDTVL; encoded by the coding sequence ATGCAATTAAAAAAACTTATTGAGAGTTTACAGCCATACACTCCTTATACCGGAGAAGATGTGGAAATAAAATCAATAGAGAATGATAATCGCAAAGTATCAGATGGCAGTCTTTTTATTTGTATAAAAGGTTATACAGTCGATGGCCATGATTTTGCCCAAAAAGCATACGAATCTGGGGCAGTCGCTGTCATAGCGGAAAGAAGTCTGTCCTTGCCTATTCCAGTGATCGTTGTAAAAGATACAAAAAGAGCTAGTAGTGTGCTTGCAGATGTATTTTATCAAAAGCCGACTCAAAAGCTTCAGCTTATTGGAATAACAGGTACAAATGGAAAGACAACAACTAGCCATTTAATAGATGCTATTTTAAAAGAGGCAAATAAAAAAACAGGAATCATCGGTACGATGTATACCAAAATCGGTGAGGAAATACAAGAAACAAAAAATACAACTCCAGAAGCTGTGACCCTGCAGAAGGTGTTTCATCAAATGGTGGAGCAAAAAGTTGATACAGCTGTTATGGAAGTATCTTCCCATGCCCTTGTAGAAGGCAGAGTATTTGGTTGTGACTATGATATTGCTGTTTTTACCAATCTAAGTCAAGATCATTTAGATTATCATGGTACGATGGAAGAATATAAAAAAGCGAAAGGGTTGCTTTTTACAAGACTAGGAAATGCCTTTTCGTCTGAAAAGCCAAAATTTGCTATTCTCAATAAAGATGATGCAGCAGCGAATGAGTATGAAACCATTACAGCCGCTCATATTCTTACATATGGAATTGATAAAGAAGCTGATATAATGGCAAAAAATATAAAAATTACGGCAGCAGGCACATCATTCGATTTACATACTCCGCTTGGCATACATTCTGTCCAATTAAAAATGGTTGGGAAATTTAACGTGTATAATACACTAGCAAGCATTGGTGCTGCAATCGCAAGTAATATTCCAATGGAAGTGACCATCAATGCGCTAGAAAAGGTAGCAGGAGTCGCAGGGAGATTTGAAACGGTTAATGCCGGCCAAGACTTTTCTGTGATCGTTGATTATTCACATACACCTGATAGTTTGCAAAATGCTTTGCAAACGGTAAAAGAATTTGCTAAGAATAAAATATATGTGATCGTTGGCTGTGGGGGCGATAGAGACAAGACGAAACGTCCTTTAATGGCGAAAATTGCTTGCGAGGAAGCGAGTTATGCAATCCTAACTTCCGATAATCCTAGAAGTGAAGATCCGCTTGCCATATTAAAAGATATGGAGGAAGGAGTTAGGGCTGAACAGAATTATACGATAATCTCTGATCGCAAAGAGGCTATTGCCTTTGCTGTTGATCAAGCGCAGCCTGATGATGTTATTCTAATTGCAGGGAAAGGGCATGAAACGTATCAAATTATTGGTTCTAAAGTGTTGGACTTTGATGACCGTTTAGTTGCAAAAGAAGCGATAGAGGAGAGAAAAAATGACACTGTCCTATAA
- the mraY gene encoding phospho-N-acetylmuramoyl-pentapeptide-transferase produces the protein MLLGFLITVLISPFFIPFLRRLKFGQSIREEGPKSHQKKTGTPTMGGLMIIFSIVVTTLVMINKFSEPTIKTYLLLLVLVGFGLLGFLDDFIKVVMKRNLGLTSRQKLLGQIIISLIFYFVLRENEFSTAISIPFVDKPLELGWFYALFIIFWLVGFSNAVNLTDGLDGLVSGTSAVAFGAFAVLAWSQSQFEISIFSVAIVGAVLGFLVFNAHPAKVFMGDTGSLALGGAIAAIAILTKTEILLILIGGVFVIETLSVILQVISFKSTGRRIFRMSPLHHHYELVGWSEWRVVVTFWTVGLLFAALGIYIEVWL, from the coding sequence ATTCTATTAGGCTTTTTAATAACAGTATTAATTTCTCCCTTTTTTATTCCCTTCTTGCGAAGATTAAAATTCGGACAAAGCATTAGAGAAGAAGGACCGAAGTCTCATCAGAAAAAAACGGGAACGCCAACTATGGGGGGCTTAATGATTATTTTCTCCATTGTTGTAACGACATTGGTAATGATTAATAAATTTTCAGAGCCAACAATTAAGACGTATTTATTACTTTTAGTATTAGTCGGATTTGGATTGTTAGGCTTTTTAGATGACTTTATAAAAGTAGTGATGAAGCGTAATTTAGGATTAACTTCTAGACAAAAGCTATTAGGGCAGATAATTATTTCGCTTATTTTTTACTTTGTTTTACGCGAAAACGAATTTTCCACTGCAATTTCGATTCCTTTTGTAGATAAACCACTAGAATTAGGGTGGTTTTATGCGCTATTTATTATTTTTTGGTTAGTTGGATTTTCTAATGCGGTGAATTTAACCGATGGCTTGGACGGATTAGTTTCTGGAACTTCTGCTGTGGCATTTGGAGCGTTTGCTGTCCTTGCATGGAGTCAATCACAGTTTGAAATTAGCATTTTCTCGGTAGCCATTGTGGGCGCAGTTTTAGGATTTTTAGTATTCAACGCCCATCCAGCAAAAGTATTTATGGGAGATACTGGTTCACTTGCCCTTGGAGGTGCTATTGCAGCGATTGCTATTTTAACAAAGACAGAAATTTTATTAATATTAATAGGTGGAGTATTTGTTATTGAGACACTTTCTGTCATTCTTCAAGTAATATCTTTTAAATCAACAGGGAGAAGAATTTTCCGTATGAGCCCATTACATCACCATTATGAACTAGTTGGCTGGTCTGAATGGCGAGTAGTTGTCACATTTTGGACGGTTGGATTATTATTTGCCGCTTTAGGAATTTATATTGAGGTGTGGTTATAA
- the murD gene encoding UDP-N-acetylmuramoyl-L-alanine--D-glutamate ligase → MKQINDYHHKKILVLGLAKSGISAAQLLHNLGAFVTVNDSKPLDENPEAQGLLEQGITVICGSHPIELLEEGFQLIVKNPGIPYFNPMIKGAVERGIPVITEVELAYRVSEAPFLAITGSNGKTTTTTLLFDMLELDKKKPLIAGNIGTVASNVAQVAEEDNKIVIELSSFQLMGIEKFKPKIAIITNIYEAHLDYHGTREEYAKAKGNITRNQDESDYLIVNVEQEIVMDIANRSNATIIPFSAKRELEFGAYIKDNIIYFNDQKIMALSDITYLSALNLENILSSVAAAKLSGVTNESIFAVLSTFKGVKHRLQFIKEINGRKFYNDSKATNILATQNALAAFNEPVILLAGGLDRGNEFDELIPSLKNVKAMITFGQTAEKVEKAGKLAGIKTIKRVDNVDKAVPVAYDLSESGDVILLSPACASWDQYKTFEVRGDIFINAVHMLK, encoded by the coding sequence ATGAAGCAGATTAATGATTATCATCATAAAAAAATTCTGGTATTAGGTCTTGCTAAAAGTGGAATAAGCGCAGCTCAATTACTACATAATTTAGGTGCCTTTGTAACAGTAAATGATAGTAAGCCATTAGATGAAAATCCAGAAGCACAAGGCTTATTAGAACAAGGAATCACGGTTATCTGCGGAAGTCATCCTATTGAATTGCTGGAGGAGGGTTTCCAGCTGATCGTAAAAAACCCTGGAATTCCTTACTTTAATCCAATGATTAAAGGGGCAGTGGAGCGTGGCATTCCTGTAATCACAGAGGTAGAACTAGCATACAGAGTGTCCGAAGCTCCTTTTCTTGCAATCACTGGGTCAAATGGGAAAACAACGACCACAACCTTATTGTTTGATATGTTAGAACTTGATAAGAAAAAGCCTTTGATAGCGGGGAATATTGGAACAGTTGCTTCTAATGTAGCCCAAGTTGCAGAGGAAGATAATAAAATAGTGATTGAATTATCCTCCTTTCAATTAATGGGAATTGAAAAATTCAAGCCGAAAATTGCGATCATTACAAATATTTATGAGGCACATTTAGATTATCATGGGACACGGGAAGAATATGCGAAGGCAAAAGGAAACATTACGAGAAACCAAGATGAAAGTGACTATTTAATTGTGAACGTCGAACAAGAGATTGTCATGGATATCGCGAACAGAAGCAATGCAACGATTATTCCTTTTTCTGCAAAACGTGAACTTGAGTTTGGGGCCTATATAAAAGATAATATTATTTATTTTAATGATCAAAAAATTATGGCATTATCAGATATAACGTATTTAAGTGCATTAAATTTAGAAAACATCCTTTCATCTGTTGCAGCAGCAAAATTATCAGGTGTAACAAATGAAAGTATTTTTGCCGTATTAAGTACCTTTAAAGGGGTTAAGCATCGTCTGCAATTTATTAAAGAAATAAACGGACGGAAATTCTATAATGATTCGAAAGCAACAAATATCCTGGCAACACAAAATGCCCTTGCAGCCTTTAATGAACCGGTTATTCTGTTAGCTGGTGGACTGGACCGCGGAAATGAATTTGATGAACTCATTCCATCTCTTAAAAATGTAAAAGCTATGATTACTTTTGGACAAACTGCTGAAAAAGTGGAGAAGGCAGGCAAGCTTGCAGGAATAAAAACCATTAAACGCGTCGATAATGTGGACAAAGCAGTACCTGTTGCCTATGACTTATCAGAAAGCGGAGATGTTATTCTTCTTTCCCCAGCATGTGCAAGCTGGGATCAATATAAAACTTTTGAAGTCAGAGGAGACATTTTTATCAATGCGGTGCATATGCTTAAATAA